The following are from one region of the Jatrophihabitans sp. genome:
- a CDS encoding GreA/GreB family elongation factor, producing the protein MTMIVPSLSPSAHAALLARLEDLEAQRVQTALESIPPGGSGDAADHAGNVEALIRLGELDIRIAALQVQLQAPIAPASVGQVAEIGSLVTLRFSDDDEDQQFLIGLVEQAGPGVEVITPTSPLGSVLLGARPGDELTYRVATGSSMTVTLVEIAG; encoded by the coding sequence ATGACGATGATCGTGCCTTCCCTCTCACCGTCAGCCCACGCCGCGCTGCTGGCCCGGTTGGAAGACCTCGAGGCACAGCGGGTGCAGACGGCGTTGGAGAGCATTCCGCCCGGCGGCTCCGGTGACGCCGCCGACCACGCCGGCAACGTCGAGGCGCTGATCCGCCTCGGCGAGCTCGACATCCGGATCGCGGCGTTGCAGGTGCAACTGCAGGCTCCGATCGCCCCGGCCTCGGTCGGGCAGGTCGCCGAGATCGGCAGCCTGGTGACCCTGCGGTTCTCCGACGACGACGAGGACCAGCAGTTCCTGATCGGCCTGGTCGAGCAGGCCGGGCCCGGAGTCGAGGTCATCACGCCGACCAGCCCGCTGGGCTCGGTGCTGCTGGGCGCCCGGCCCGGCGACGAGCTGACCTACCGGGTGGCCACCGGATCGAGCATGACGGTCACGCTGGTCGAGATCGCCGGCTGA
- a CDS encoding PPK2 family polyphosphate kinase: MTPAPAPTAMPLRQALRVAEGPITLLGYDPASKPLSPGSKSKALKELASTGAVLASQQEMLYANGASGDPRRVLLVLQGTDTSGKDGVVRHVVGQVGPAGVSITSFKRPTAEEAAHHFLWRIRRALPAAGMIGVFNRSHYEDVLVTRVHQSIDGPAWAERIADINAFERQLSDSGTVLVKCFLHISYSEQRKRLLARLDDPSKLWKFNPADIEERAYWSDYQSAYAAAIAATSTEAAPWHIVPSDSKWYRNWAVSQLLRDALLGLELSYPPADFDVEAARARLRPPF, from the coding sequence ATGACGCCAGCGCCCGCCCCGACGGCCATGCCCCTGCGCCAGGCGCTGCGGGTGGCCGAGGGGCCGATCACCCTGCTGGGCTACGACCCCGCCAGCAAGCCGTTGAGCCCGGGTTCGAAGTCCAAGGCATTGAAGGAGCTGGCCAGCACCGGCGCGGTGCTGGCCAGCCAGCAGGAGATGCTCTACGCCAATGGCGCCAGCGGCGATCCGCGGCGGGTGCTGCTGGTGCTGCAGGGCACCGACACCTCCGGCAAGGACGGGGTGGTCAGGCACGTGGTGGGCCAGGTCGGGCCTGCCGGGGTGAGCATCACCTCGTTCAAGCGGCCGACGGCCGAGGAGGCGGCGCATCACTTCCTCTGGCGGATCCGTCGGGCGCTGCCGGCGGCAGGCATGATCGGGGTCTTCAACCGCTCGCACTACGAGGACGTGCTGGTCACCCGGGTGCACCAGAGCATCGACGGCCCGGCCTGGGCCGAGCGGATAGCTGACATCAACGCTTTCGAGCGGCAGTTGAGCGACTCCGGAACCGTCCTGGTCAAGTGCTTCCTGCACATCAGCTACAGCGAGCAGCGCAAGCGGCTGCTGGCCCGGCTGGACGATCCCAGCAAGCTCTGGAAATTCAACCCCGCCGACATCGAGGAGCGCGCCTACTGGTCGGACTACCAGAGCGCCTACGCCGCCGCGATCGCCGCCACCTCCACCGAGGCCGCGCCCTGGCACATCGTTCCCAGCGATTCCAAGTGGTACCGCAACTGGGCGGTGAGCCAGTTGCTGCGCGACGCCCTGCTCGGCCTGGAGCTCAGCTACCCGCCTGCGGACTTCGACGTCGAGGCCGCTCGGGCTCGGTTGCGGCCACCGTTCTGA
- the uvrB gene encoding excinuclease ABC subunit UvrB, protein MRVDSDIIPSSGKFEVISDFTPSGDQPTAIAELEKRVRAGERDVVLLGATGTGKSATTAWLIERLQRPALIMAPNKTLAAQLANELREMLPNNAVEYFVSYYDYYQPEAYVPQTDTYIEKDSAINSEVERLRHSATMSLLTRRDVVVVATVSCIYGLGTPQEYVDRAVRLRVGQQIEREKILRGLVGVLYARNDIAFTRGTFRVRGDTVEVFPVYEELAIRVEMFGDEIERLYYLHPLTGEVIREVEEVFVFPATHYAAGPDKMERAIAGIEKELEQRLDELNSQNKLLEAQRLKMRTSYDIEMMRQVGFCSGIENYSLHIDGRQPGSAPNCLLDYFPEDFLLVIDESHVTVPQTGGMYEGDMSRKRTLVDHGFRLPSAMDNRPLKFEEFVERIGQTVYLSATPGNYELGRTGGEFVEQVIRPTGLIDPEVVVKPTKGQIDDLVHEIRVRAEKNERVLVTTLTKKMSEDLTDYLLELGVRVRYLHSEVDTLRRVELLRELRMGEYDVLVGINLLREGLDLPEVSLVSILDADKEGFLRSGTSLIQTIGRAARNVSGQVHMYADKVTRSMAQAIDETNRRRAIQIAYNTEHGIDPQPLRKRIADITDMLAREAEDTEELLATGGSGRSQSRGKSPTPGRAGRGVGSVGVIGIGAHADGKLDVAALPRAELADLIQQLNEQMMGAARELQFEVAARLRDEINELKKELRGMDAAGVR, encoded by the coding sequence ATGCGGGTAGACAGCGACATCATCCCCTCGAGCGGCAAGTTCGAGGTCATCAGCGACTTCACGCCCTCGGGAGACCAGCCCACCGCGATAGCCGAGCTGGAGAAGCGCGTCAGGGCCGGCGAGCGGGACGTGGTGCTGCTCGGCGCGACCGGCACCGGCAAGTCAGCGACCACGGCGTGGCTGATCGAGCGCCTGCAGCGACCGGCCCTGATCATGGCCCCGAACAAGACGCTGGCGGCCCAGCTGGCCAACGAGTTGCGCGAGATGCTGCCCAACAACGCCGTGGAGTACTTCGTCAGCTACTACGACTACTACCAGCCAGAGGCCTACGTCCCGCAGACCGACACCTACATCGAGAAGGACTCGGCGATCAACTCCGAGGTCGAGCGGTTGCGGCACTCGGCGACGATGTCGCTGCTGACCCGCCGAGACGTCGTCGTGGTGGCCACGGTCTCCTGCATCTACGGCCTGGGCACCCCACAGGAGTACGTCGACCGGGCCGTCCGGCTGCGGGTAGGGCAGCAGATCGAGCGCGAGAAGATCCTGCGGGGCCTGGTCGGGGTGCTCTACGCCCGCAACGACATCGCCTTCACCCGCGGCACCTTCCGGGTCCGCGGTGACACCGTCGAGGTGTTCCCGGTCTATGAGGAGCTGGCGATCCGGGTCGAGATGTTCGGCGACGAGATCGAGCGGCTCTACTACCTGCACCCGCTCACCGGTGAGGTGATTCGCGAGGTCGAGGAGGTCTTCGTCTTCCCGGCGACCCACTACGCGGCCGGCCCGGACAAGATGGAACGGGCCATCGCGGGCATCGAGAAAGAGCTGGAGCAGCGCCTGGATGAGCTGAACAGCCAGAACAAGCTGCTCGAGGCCCAGCGGTTGAAGATGCGCACCAGTTACGACATCGAGATGATGCGCCAGGTCGGCTTCTGCTCCGGCATCGAGAACTACTCGCTGCACATCGACGGCCGCCAGCCCGGCAGCGCGCCGAACTGCCTGCTGGACTACTTCCCCGAAGACTTCCTGCTGGTGATAGACGAGTCGCACGTGACGGTGCCGCAGACCGGTGGCATGTACGAGGGCGACATGTCACGCAAGCGCACCCTGGTCGACCACGGCTTCCGGCTGCCCAGCGCGATGGACAACCGGCCGCTGAAGTTCGAGGAGTTCGTCGAGCGGATCGGCCAGACGGTGTACCTGTCGGCGACCCCCGGCAACTACGAGCTCGGCCGCACCGGCGGCGAGTTCGTCGAGCAGGTGATCCGACCGACCGGACTGATCGACCCCGAGGTGGTGGTCAAGCCCACCAAGGGCCAGATCGATGACCTGGTGCACGAGATCCGGGTCCGCGCCGAGAAGAACGAGCGGGTGCTGGTCACCACCCTGACCAAGAAGATGTCGGAGGACCTGACCGACTACCTGCTCGAACTCGGGGTCCGGGTGCGCTACCTGCACTCCGAGGTCGACACCCTGCGCCGGGTCGAGCTGCTGCGTGAGCTGCGCATGGGCGAGTACGACGTGCTGGTCGGCATCAACCTGCTGCGTGAGGGCCTGGACCTCCCCGAGGTGTCGCTGGTCTCCATCCTCGACGCCGACAAGGAGGGCTTCCTGCGCTCGGGCACCTCGCTCATCCAGACCATCGGCCGGGCCGCGCGCAACGTGTCCGGGCAGGTGCACATGTACGCCGACAAGGTCACCCGCTCGATGGCGCAGGCGATCGACGAGACCAACCGGCGGCGGGCGATCCAGATCGCCTACAACACCGAGCACGGCATCGACCCGCAGCCGCTGCGCAAGCGGATCGCCGACATCACCGACATGCTGGCCCGAGAGGCCGAAGACACTGAGGAGCTGCTGGCGACCGGCGGGTCGGGCAGGTCCCAGTCGCGGGGCAAGTCCCCGACACCGGGCCGGGCCGGGCGTGGCGTCGGCTCGGTCGGCGTCATCGGAATCGGCGCTCATGCCGACGGCAAGCTCGACGTGGCGGCGCTTCCCCGCGCCGAGCTGGCCGACCTCATCCAGCAGCTCAATGAGCAGATGATGGGCGCGGCTCGCGAGCTGCAGTTCGAGGTGGCTGCCCGGCTTCGCGACGAGATCAATGAGCTGAAGAAGGAGCTTCGAGGCATGGACGCGGCGGGCGTCCGGTGA